CCCCAGTCGTTAGATAACTCTTGTAAAGTACGAAACTTTTCTCCAGCAACTAACCCGCTTGGATCCACAAACTTCAGCGGATTATTCTCACAATAAACGTACCAGTTAGAGCCGCTCTTTGCCGGGTCCTCACTGATAAACCTCCCAATACCCGGGTCCTCACTGATAAACCTCCCAATACCCGGGTCATAATACCGGTTCCTAAGGTAAATAAACCCTGTCTCGCCGTCGATATACTCCCCGCAGTAACGATACGGATTATCCGCCGTCCCACTGTTCGTGAGCTGCTTGCCGAACACGTCGTAATCATACGTCCTCACAGTCGCGCCGTTTTGCAGAACCGCCGTCGTGTCACCGTGAACGTCTTTCATCAAATACAGCGGCGCCGCTGTGCCCACCTTTCTTGACACAATCCCACCATTGCCAATGGTGTTCTTTGCCGTAAACGACGTCCCTTTAGACTCGTTTACCGTATAGCCCCTGTCCCAATAATAGTGAGTGGTTACGAGGCCCACCGTCTTCGACGCACGGCTCGTAAGCCCCTGAGCGTTCGAATATTCATTCTGTTGCCGAAAAATCCCTTTAAATACAATCCCGCCACTATAAATAAACTATCATCATTTTTGAACGCAAACCAAAGGACGCGAGGGGTGATTCAAATAAAATAACTTAACTTCTCTTTGTTAAAATAATAGAATCGCCCCTTTGCATCGTGACTCACCATCAATATGTCTGTAATCAGTTCTTTGCTTTCAAAGTGCCGTTATTAGAACTGTCCTTTTTATACTTATTCAGGCAGTTTATACTCCTTAAATCTAAGTTATCATAATTAAATTTTGTAATAACTTCAAGTGGAATAACAGTTAAACCATCCTCATCCCCAAAGTCTGTAAATTTTTGCATTGTTACAAATGATTCTGATATAGAGTAAACGGAACCAATAACATCATCACCGCCTAAAACATTTATCGCCATCATTTTTTTTGTTCTCATCGCTTCATTCATAGCCGCAACAAAAATACCTTTTTCACTGCATAAATTCAATTGCTCATGTTTTTTCAGATTTTGATTCTGTAAATATTCTACTTTTTTTTCGTATACCCCGTCAAAGTCAATCCGAAAAATATTCTCTATTTTGCGAAAAATATATCCGTCTTCAAATCCTTCCGGTGTAATATGCGCCATCGCCATCCAGCATTCATCAAATTGATGAATATACCCAACAGAACATGTGGAAGGTTCCTCTATATCAGAAAAAACGGACACCAACCTTTGGGATGATTTTAACATTTCTAAAAGCTTTAAATAATCATTCATTTGCTCACCTTCTTGATTTCCAATTTTGTTTTTGTTTTTTCTTTTCCGTTTGCCGTCCAGGCCTTGGTTTCGTATGTTTATCATTAGTTCTACTTTTGCTTCCATTTAATTTTGTATGCTCAGCAGCAAAAACAATAGCGACTGTAACTACAGCAGTTACCACATATATAGCGCCCGCAATCACAGTTGCACTTTTGCCAGCTGGATCAAAATTGCGTATTGGATTATTCATACAATAAACATATAAGTTAGAGCTTTGTCTTATTGATTTTAGATCTGGCTGCTTTTTTATATTATATATGCTAAGGTTTTAAACGGATGTTACGGGAACATCATATTTTATTTCGAAAAAATCCGTTTTTAATTGTTGGTCATCATCATCTTGATTAATACAGGGAGTAAGTTTATTTTGGATAACTTCTTGTGTTTCGTCTATTAAATATTTAAATTCTGACGTGTCGTTATCCCCATAAATCATATTCGCCGGGTTCCAATACGGGTCCTCACTGATAAACCTCCCAATACTCGGGTCGTAGTAGCGGTTTCTAAGGTAAATAAACCCTGTCTCGCCGTCGATATACTCCCCACAGTAACGATACGGATTATCCGCCGTCCCGCTGCTCGTGAGCTGCTTGCCGAACGCGTCGTAATCATACGTCCCCACTGTCGAGCCACTTTGCAGAACCGCTGTCGTGTCACCGTGAACGTCTTTCATCAAATACATCGGCGTAGCCGTGCCCAACTTTCTTGACACAATCCCGCCGCCTCCAATGGTGTTCTTCGCGGTAAAGTTCGTTCCGTCGGACTCGTTTGCCGTAAACCCTCTGTCCCAATAAAACCTTGTCGTTACGCCGCCCACCGTCTTCGACGCGCGATACCCTTCCGCGTCATACGTATATTCCGCCTTCGTCACGTTGTTCTCTTTATACGCAATCATTTGGCTCCGGTCGTTATACCAATAGCTCTTTGTCAGCAAATTCGTTCCCAGCGTTTCCTTTTTGCTCTTTAACGACCCGTCGTTCGTATACGCTGTAAACAATTCCGATGATGACATCGACTTTGTCACGCCTCCCGTTGTCCCGGTGATAGACTCCGACCGCGTTTGAAGCTGGTTCTGCGCGTTGTACATCATCGTTACCTTGTGTGATTTGATGTTCGTAAACTCATAGCTTGCCCCTGCGTTCGTCAGCGTGTAACTCGTTGCCGGTGCATATGTCATTACCTTTGACGTTATATTGCCGTTTGCGTTAAAACCATAGGTGGCCGTTGTGCCAAATTTGTCCGTCGAGGTCTTCAGCCTGTTTACTTCATCATACGTATATGCATTGGCCACAACCCCGTCTTCTGTTTCCTGAAGCAGATTCCCGTTGTCATCATAAACGTAGTTATAAGGCACGCTGCTAGAACCAATCTTTCTTGTAACCTGTGTAATCTCTCCTGCATTGTTATACGTATAATCCTGCGTATTGCTGCTCGACCCATACGTCACCCGGCTCACTAACCCCTGGGCGTTCGAATACTGATACGATATGTCAACCCCATCTCCCCAAACCAACGCTAACCGGTTTGCATTGTCATAAGAATAGTTCGTCACCTTGCCGGAATAGTCCGTCACCTTGTCTACATTCTTCGCCTTGTCATATTCATACGTAATCGTCTTCCCGTCCGGCATCGTCTTCGTGTGCAAAAGGTTGTTCCCGGTGTACGTGTAGCTCGTAATCTCTCCGCCGTCGTTTATCTCCGCAATATTCAGCCAGTGGTAAATCGTTGCTATAATTATACTAATTATATAATGAAATGTCAATTGGAATCAATGTTACTTTTCAATGAGAATGATCTTTTATCGGGGCTATAATAGAAACAATAGGGTAGTCTAACGACTACCCTATTGTGTTCTTTGTTCATCCAAAGAATAATTTTTAATGTGTTTATCAAGTTACAATTAGGCAGCGTCCCCTTAACCAAGCCCCATGCTAACAATAAGCCAATCTGAGTCCTCGTGTTTTTTTATTAAATAAAAATTTGTTTCATTTATTCCACTGCGAGTGGTTGAACCAAACTCACCCTTAAATTGTATATCATATTTTGCTCTTACCATAGATACCTGATAAGGTGGGGAACTATAAACTTCTTTATAATCAAAGAAAATTTTGTTTGAATCTTTTTCTTCTTGTAAATTAATAACCTTTACCGATATTAATTTATTAAAATCCAATTCTGCTCCATTTGATCTATGGGATGGATGGGTTATAGAATTTATTTTTTTTATGTTCTTATCGTTATATTGCTCAAAATAATAGTTTACTGTTTCTTCGGGTGACATGCCATGAGGTCGAGTTGGAATATAAAGTGTATAACATAAAATAATTAGTAAAACGAGAACAGAAATAATTATAAGCACGCGAAATTTCAATCTTTACACCTCCTTTATGCATCGTCATTCATTCTGATAATAACAACCGGATTTTCTATTACCTCTGCTAGGGATTGGTGATTCCGCTGATTTGAATGGGCGTTATAATATATATCGGTTTCCGTTACATCTGTTATAATCGTTGCATGAGTTGGCTGACCATTTTCATCACAGAAATATAGTAAATCGCCAGGGCGAACATTTTGATATTTTGCCGCAATTTTTACACCTGATGCTGACCACACTGTAAATTTTCCGGTACTATAACCAAAACTTGGATCACTAAAAATACGGTATTGTTCACTTGCAACCGTCCAACTCGCGGACCAACTTCCAATATATTTTCCTGCTATACCAATAACAAAATTCATATACCAATTATCATCTTGCTGCACTTTACCTGCTTTTAAACAGTAAGATACAAAGTTAGCGCAATCATGACCTTGGTAATAAGGATGATTACTACTAAATATTTTTTCAATAAAATATGTTTTCGCAAACCTTACCGCCTTATCTCTATCATACAACCCCCAAATATCATCGCGATTAATCGGATTGTTCCTGCAATACACATACAAATTTGAACTCTGCACAATCGCCGCAAAATCAGGCAATCCCCGCTCGCCATTATCCCCATAAATCATATTCGCCGGGTTCCAATACGGGTCCTCACTGATAAACCTCCCAATACTCGGGTCGTAGTAGCGGTTTCTAAGGTAAATAAACCCTGTCTCGCCGTCGATATACTCCCCACAGTAACGATACGGATTATCCGCCGTCCCGCTGCTCGTGAGCTGCTTGCCGAACGCGTCGTAATCATACGTCCCCACTGTCGAGCCACTTTGCAGAACCGCTGTCGTGTCACCGTGAACGTCTTTCATCAAATACATCGGCGTAGCCGTGCCCAACTTTCTTGACACAATCCCGCCGCCTCCAATGGTGTTCTTCGCGGTAAAGTTCGTTCCGTCGGACTCGTTTGCCGTAAACCCTCTGTCCCAATAAAACCTTGTCGTTACGCCGCCCACCGTCTTCGACGCGCGATACCCTTCCGCGTCATACGTATATTCCGCCTTCGTCACGTTGTTCTCTTTATACGCAATCATTTGGCTCCGGTCGTTATACCAATAGCTCTTTGTCAGCAAATTCGTTCCCAGCGTTTCCTTTTTGCTCTTTAACGACCCGTCGTTCGTATACGCTGTACACAATTCCGATGATGACATCGACTTTGTCACGCCTCCCGTTGTCCCGGTGATAGACTCCGACCGCGTTTGAAGCTGGTTCTGCGCGTTGTACATCATCGTTACCTTGTGTGATTTGATGTTCGTAAACTCATAGCTTGCCCCTGCGTTCGTCAGCGTGTAACTCGTTGCCGGTGCATATGTCATTACCTTTGACGTTATATTGCCGTTTGCGTTAAAACCATAGGTGGCCGTTGTGCCAAATTTGTCCGTCGAGGTCTTCAGCCTGTTTACTTCATCATACGTATATGCATTGGCCACAACCCCGTCTTCTGTTTCCTGAAGCAGATTCCCGTTGTCATCATAAACGTAGTTATAAGGCACGCTGCTAGAACCAATCTTTCTTGTAACCTGTGTAATCTCTCCTGCATTGTTATACGTATAATCCTGCGTATTGCTGCTCGACCCATACGTCACCCGGCTCACTAACCCCTGGGCGTTCGAATACTGATACGATATGTCAACCCCATCTCCCCAAACCAACGCTAACCGGTTTGCATTGTCATAAGAATAGTTCGTCACCTTGCCGGAATAGTCCGTCACCTTGTCTACATTCTTCGCCTTGTCATATTCATACGTAATCGTCTTCCCGTCCGGCATCGTCTTCGTGTGCAAAAGGTTGTTCCCGGTGTACGTGTAGCTCGTAATCTCTCCGCCGTCGTTTATCTCCGCAATATTCAGCCAGTGGTCATAGGTGTAGCTGATGGTCGTGCTGCCCACCGTCTTGGAGCGCAGCAAGCCCCCGGTGTACGTTAACGCTACAGTATCATACGTATACTGCGTCACGTTCCCCGATTTGTCTTTGCTCTTAAGCGGCCTTTCATCAAATTTGTAATACGACACATATCTGCTCTTGTTCAGCGCATCTGTTTCCACATTCAAACGCCCCAGCGTGTCGTAAGTGTACGTCGTCACGCCGCCGCCGGGAAGCGTCTGCTTCGTCACGTTCCCAAAGGAATCATATTCATAGCTTGTGCTCTGATTTAATCCATTTGTAACCTTCGTCATATTCCCCATTTTGTCATAGGTATATGTCGTCGTTACACCCTTCGGGTCGGTTACAGAACTTATATTCCCCATATGGTCATAAACCGTCTGCGTCGTTCGAAAGCTGTCCTGTGTGGTATATGCCTTTTCCATCACCGGGCGCCCGGCCACGTCAAACGTAATGTCCTTAAACTTTTTGCTGTAATATCTCGACTTGTTTGTTATGCTGGTTGTCAGCTCATAGTCATCATAGCTGCGCTCCTGACCATTCACAGTATAAAGGCCGTTCAAAACCTCTTTCACTGTTTCGCGGTCATAGGGGTCATAATAAATCCTTGTTTTGTTGTCCTTTCCGTCACAAATGTTTGACAGCCGGTGGCCGTAATAAACAAACGTAGAAACCGTTTGCTCCTTCTCTGCACTCGACGCCGAATCTTTATACCGTTCCGCCCGCTTTATCACCCTGCCCAAATCATCGTAATATTCTACATACGTGCAGCTTGAATTTAAATACGTTCCATACGCGCTGTGCTCGTTAAACCCATACTTAATCTCCGTTTTGTTCACGCCGCTGCCTAACGTATACGTATATTCCTTCGTCATAAAGTTCGGCGCTTCTTCGCTTAAAATCCAGCCGTTCGCCTGATACGTATTCACCGTTTTCAAGTCGTCCTGTGTTGTTTTTAACAGCCGCCCGCTGGTGTCATATTCATATGTTACCACAGCATTCCCCAAATTTGCACTTACAAAACTTGCGTTTAATCCGGTAATATTTTTCGTTGTCTTTTTGGTTACATAAGCGTTTCTGCCGTTTGCGCTCGATGTGGTATTATATTCATATGCATAATCCCTTAATACCTTGCTTGTACCGTTTCTTGTTTCCGTCAGTGTTTCGCCAACAACATTGCCCGGATAAGTGGAATCATAGGTATATGCCGTATCAAGAGTCCTGTCGCCATACGCCGTGCTCGTACTCGCCATTTTCTTTTTGTCGCTGGAAAGCACATTGGTCGTAACAAGCGCATTTGCCGTCCCTGCATACTGCGTCACCTTCGTCGGAATAAAATAAGGTGAACTGGAATATTCATAGGTGGTTGTGTTGCCCAGCTTGTCCGTCACATAAAGCGGCGCATCGTGCTTGTCTACATACGCATAACTTTCCGAATACAGCTGCTTCACATTCGCGCCTTTATATACTTTATATATCTTGCCGGTCTGCTGCTTATAGCTGTTATACGTATATTCCGTGCTTTTTTTATACACCAAATCGGTGTTGTCCGTCAAAATTACTTTTTCAAATCCCCCAAAGGATTTTAAAACGCCGGAATTATTGTTATAAAATAACCCAATATGCAGCGAAGTCATACCTGCCACTACACGAACTTCTTTTGTGGGGAACAGCCTTTCCGCATAAAGCGCCGGCGCTCCGGGGCTAGACATGGTTATTTTATTCACCTTGTTATACAATCCATTCTCTTTTACTAAATAATAAAGATTGTCCTTCGTATCAGGATAGAGCAAGCCCCCCGCCGGCAAACTGGTCAACGTACACAGGCTGGTTAATGTCCCCGCATCGTAATTTACCTCATAAAGCGTTGAATCCGAATAAACAAACGCCTTGTTGTAGCTGGCAGCACCCCGCAATACGCTGGACAGCCCGGAAATTGTTTTCGTCACAACCGCAGAGGTAGCAGGCGTATATTTTATCATGGTGTTGGTGTTCCCTACCCTATAAAACAGACTGCCGCCCTGCGAATATAAATAGGTAATATCAGCACTTGTCGTTATGGCCGTGCTGGTAATCGAACTCCAGGGATCTTCTGTAAGCGATGCATTCGGATCAAACCGAATCGACTGAAATCCGCTTGCTGTGCATGTGTCATAGGTGAACATCGTGCCGCTGTAATAAAATTTTGAAAAGTCAATGGTGCTGCCGATGTACGGAACAGCAAACCGTTCAATCACATCATTATACGTGCTATAACGATAAACAATGATGCCGCTTTCCCCACCTATACTTTCTCCAAGATCATTATAATTTGTAACGCCGCTAGAGAAGATATAAATATAACCGTTAACCGTCTTCACTGCTTTTATATTCAGTTTTTTATTGTCCAATACATTTAAAAACTCAACGTTTCCCTCTTCGTCTGTCCGATAGATAACGGTTCTGCATTTATGTTTGGCATCATCGTTAACAAAGGCCTGCTGCTGCGCCTCTACCCGATAAAGCGAATTATATACCATCACATTCCATGAGGTACTGCCTCCGCTCTCTGCAAATAGCGTCACCAAATTGTCTGCATCATAGGTCTGCTCCCGAACCATGTTGTGGTCCCGGTCAAATGTATAAACCGTCTGATATTCAGGAAACTGAACAACCGTATGGTACTGCATATCCGCATTAATCTGGTCGTGCGTATCGTTGTCTCCCGGAATATACCCGAACGGATACCCGGAATAATCATTTTCATATTTGTAGCGGATTCTATAGCCCGAGGAATCGGTTTTGCTGCTTAATTTATACACCTGATACCAGTCATAGAAATAACCGCCGCCAATTAACTTTTGGCTATACATTCTTCGGGCAATTGTATAGTCATAAGCAGACCAGCCGCCGGTAGGATACGTCACTTTTTCTAAAAGTATACACGACCCCATATGGTTATAACGAATATCAAATAAATCATAGCGATCCATTTGAAACGACTGCTTTTCAACATATTCATAGCGCGTTTGATATCCAGACGCATCCTCAACCGAGGTCAAAATGTAGGCTCTTCCCTTAGATGTGTCAATCGTATCCAGCTGCAATTTCGCCAAAACTTGTTCCTCAAACCGAAACGTAATCGAATCAATCCGCTTGCCGGAATACTTTACACTATGGCCATATTCAACATCAATCACGCGTCCGGTGCTGTCCGTTATCCTTTTTAAGGCATTTAACTTGCGGCTGCAATAATTTTCGTCAAACCGATAGCTGAAAAACGAACCGCTGTAATACGCAATTTCTCCATATTCAAAACAAATCTCGTTTCCAAATCTATCTGTAATGCTCACAATGTTCCCATATTGTTTGTCAAACCGCTCCACACGCCCGTTTGCATATGTCAACACATATTCATTCTTAGCAGTATCTTCTGTCAATACCATGTCCTGCAAATCGTAATTTTTCAAGGTAAGGTCAGAATTAATTTCATAAGCGCCGCCATCTGCAAGACATAAACTATACTTCTTTTTATAGCCATAAACTTCCTTAATGTTGTCGTTTGCAATATGAATGTTCGAAAAATTAAAAATCCAGCCTGCGGCAAACTGCCTGTAATTTAGCTCGCTGCTAATTCCCTTAACTTCAAACTCGTCCACCGTATTCACCGCGTCCGACGAGTTGTAGCGAATGGCTACATCCAAATCCAAACCATTCCTGCCGGGAAAAGAAAACAAAGACTTTGCATACATCAAATCCCCGGTTTTCAAGGAAACAGAATCGTTGTTCCCGCTTTCAAAATACATGGGCGAACTCACCGTGTCCACTTCAAAAACTGAGTCCGATTCGTCAGCCGATGCCGAAGCCAAAGCCGCATCCGACATCTCACCCACCATACTCTGATGCGCAGCAGCCATAAACGGCTGCGCCTCGTCATTTGCCTGCTCCGGCGGCAAATAGGAATAGTTGTTGTTGATAATGTCAACCATTCCTGCGCCTTCTTCCGGAGCAAATGAACTTGCCCTCTCATTCTCTTTCATAATAATTCCTCCCTCTGTCGTTGCCTGTTCCGTCGTTTGCATACTTTCGTTACATCCCCTTGTGTTCATACTATCACTTGTGTTTTCATTTGTCAACTAAGTTTTCAATTAATCCATTTGATTTCTAATGAAAAGCCTCCTTTACATTCAATCTACAATCAATATACAGCAGTCCACCCCCCACTTATCACCTGTTTTTTCCCATAATCAAAAGACTGCCGAAGAAACCAATTTTTTTGCCTTACTTCGCTAAATGGAAAAAGCAGGGAGCAAAACGCTCCCCGCCATCACCATGTTTTACCCTTGTTTGGACTCTACACAAAATCAGAAGCAGACCTGTAATTTGCACTAAAGTTACCAGTTTAAATTGTAAAATAGATTGCTTACGGTGGTAAAGTTGATAGTTGCATAAGTTGTTGATTTATTCTAAAGAGTGCTGTATAATAGCAGATACGGAGCATATAATAAAATATATCTTCCGTATTTCAACATTATGAACCGCAAATATTGACAAATTCAATTTTTCGTGATACAATAATGATGAAGATAAGGTGCGGGGGTAATACCTTTCCAAATAAAGAAGTCCCAACGGAAGATAAGCCCTTGCGTTTCGGCGCAAGGGCTTTTATCATAATAAAGGAAAAATGCGTATTTCTTTTGCTCTGTTGGAAACGCCATTATCCGTCAGAACCCTTGCCATTGACCATATTTCTTGTGATATATTTGATTCAACCATTATTTTGCTCCTCTTCATCGGTATTCTCCACAAGTCTTACATGAAATTGTTTAGGATATATTGAAAATCGCTTACTGTATTCCTCGCTTTTTCGTTTATCTTCTTCCTCTTCTTTTTTGCTATAATGTTCTCGCAAAAAAGATATTACTGCAATTTTCTTTTCAATTTTACTTAAAAGCCATAAATATTTAGAGCGTAAGCCTTCATCAATCTCCTTATTCAAATACGAATTACACATTGCTTGTAATTGGTCAAAATATGTTATTAAATCTATACCCATCATGCTAATCTCTAAGTAATCAATATAATATAAGCGGTCATCATCCGTTTTATATGGTTTGACAAGACCTTCCATCTCTGCAAACATATATTTTGTATTTTTAAGACCATCCTCCAAAAGTTCACCACTAAAAACTATACGCGGATGTTTTGCCAAATTACTTTCCAAAAGATATGCTTTTGATAGTCCTTCTCCATAGATGATATCGTTTTCATGAAAAAGGGCACCTTTGGCAACTCCCCCTCTTAACAAAATTGGAGCTTCTCTGTTTGCAAGTGAACTTTGAAGGTTCTTACAAATGTCAATTAACACAGCAAACGCATCTTCCACACTTGCTTTAATATAAACAATTACACTATCAGAAAGAATGGTATGATGTATATGCTGGTAGGCTTGAATTTCAACGCCATTTAGGTTTAAATGTCCTCGTGTTTTTTTATGTAATATATCAAAAATTTGATATATAGACTCGCAAGAAGCGGTCCTTAATAATTCTTTAAATCCAAGAATATCTAAATATGCAACATAATACTCATCATATTTTATCATTCGTTTCACAACTTTCCTTTATGAATTTCCTTTTTTACTCCCGTATATTATCGATTAAATAATTCTGAATTCATTTTCATCCGAAAATGCAGGGTGCTTAAATAACGCTCCTAAGTTTTCTAATGTACTTGTTACCATTTGAAATACTTGGCTTCTTCCAAAACAGTCTCGTTCTTTATAAAATGATTCCTATTCATTTAGAATCTCATTCAAAATTTTTAAATGTCTTTCTTCGTTATATATTACTTTCCCATATGTCATATGGATTAACCCTGTAATAGGCATCGCCACACGGAACGATAGTCCACCCGAAATTCCTTGATTATACATCTACACGCACTCCCTCATTGATCACATTGCGATAAAAAGGCATGACTTCCCGATATCGTTCACATGTAGGCTTATCCTGCAATTCCACAGAAAGTAAAGCGACATATTTTAAATCAATATCACTCGCCATTGCAGATACCGTTCTGCGGTAACGCGATCATTCCGTTTTATCCATATTTACCAATGCAAAAACGTCAATATCAGATTCACTGTCATAACCTCCGTGTGCATACGAACCATAAAGCAAAAAATTTTCAAGCTTTTTGCCGAATATATTTTTTAGTCCCACACCCGCCTCCTTAAGTAAAACGTTGAGCGTGCTTTGATTGCACATGAGCCTACCCTACCTTCTATGCAAATATATTTTATGGTTATATTATATCAGTATCTTAACCAAAAAGCAATTATTGTGTCAAAAAGCTCCCTCATCTAAAATAAATATGCTGTATTTACTTAAAAATATTTGACTTTATACAACTTCCTTTTTCTTTTTGCATTCTTTTAAAATTACGCCTCCAGCAAATCGTCAAACGTAATCCGCTTTTCTTTGCTCCCGCCGGACATACGCAAAATCCTGTCAAACGCATTATTTTCCTGTGTCTGCATAGAATAACTATTGACAGATGTTTCCCCTTGTGATACACTGTCAATAGGAGTTGACTTGCTTACGTGTGTAACGCCGTTATCGGCGGCTGCGTCAAGATGGTGGGTCAACTCCATTTCTATTACTTCATGTAAATAAAATTTGTTGTTCATGTTACTTCCGGGATAAGCCTTAACCACAACACCCAATGCGCGTGGTTGTCCCATAACTGTTCCGTTGGCAGCTATAAGATATGTGTCATATCCACGATTTTTCCAGTTTTTTTCAAAATCAAAGATAGTTCCTTTTTCAATCACATCTTTAATTGCTCCAACTGCTTTAAGCTTTTCACTGCTTGTTCCATGAAACACAGTAGATTTTGCACCGCGTTTTGAAAGCTCAACCACTCCAATTTCCGGGTTTACTGCTTTGTTTCCAATAGAGTTAAAATAATTTCCAATTGCTTCCGAAGCTTTCTCCCCCAGCCCGTCAAGAACATTTTTTTTAACATGAAATACTTTTGGCTGCCTTGCAATGTCTTGTAAATGCTCTTTCAATTTGGAGATTATTCCTGCCGCATCTGATTCAGCGCTATCAGCATGATACAGCACGAATGCATTTCCTGTTTCCTCCCCTGCAAACACCACGTCGTCATTCGGCTCCGCGCTTGCGGGAAACGTTTCCCTCCGCTCTTCTTCCGTTAAATCTGCCCGGCGCTCCACGTCCCGTGCCTCAATCTCTCCCGCAGTGTTTTCATAGAGCCGCTCCGCTTCCTTAGCAGAAATGCCGCTTCTCTCCCTCCAATAATCCGGCGAAGAACCAAAGCTAAACCCTTCTTCGTCCTGAACCGCGTGCTGAATTTCGTGAAGCAGCGTTTGCCGAAGCTTCGCTCCGTTTGCCTGCGGGCTTAAATAAATTGTTTTTGTGCCCGGGTCAAACGCCGCTTTTCCCATTCCAATTGCATGATAGTCCGACTTCACCAAAACCTCTTTTAAAGCGGGATACGCTTCAAACAGCAAATCATAAGAAATCACGTCCGATAAAGGCGCAGAAAGCTCCCCGCGGGATGCCGCTTGCCGCAGCCGTAAAAATTCGTCCGACTCCGCATCGCTTAACCCCTCCGTCATAGACTGAAAGTTCAATTCACTAATCCTTAAAACGTCACAAATCT
This portion of the Congzhengia minquanensis genome encodes:
- a CDS encoding RHS repeat-associated core domain-containing protein produces the protein MKENERASSFAPEEGAGMVDIINNNYSYLPPEQANDEAQPFMAAAHQSMVGEMSDAALASASADESDSVFEVDTVSSPMYFESGNNDSVSLKTGDLMYAKSLFSFPGRNGLDLDVAIRYNSSDAVNTVDEFEVKGISSELNYRQFAAGWIFNFSNIHIANDNIKEVYGYKKKYSLCLADGGAYEINSDLTLKNYDLQDMVLTEDTAKNEYVLTYANGRVERFDKQYGNIVSITDRFGNEICFEYGEIAYYSGSFFSYRFDENYCSRKLNALKRITDSTGRVIDVEYGHSVKYSGKRIDSITFRFEEQVLAKLQLDTIDTSKGRAYILTSVEDASGYQTRYEYVEKQSFQMDRYDLFDIRYNHMGSCILLEKVTYPTGGWSAYDYTIARRMYSQKLIGGGYFYDWYQVYKLSSKTDSSGYRIRYKYENDYSGYPFGYIPGDNDTHDQINADMQYHTVVQFPEYQTVYTFDRDHNMVREQTYDADNLVTLFAESGGSTSWNVMVYNSLYRVEAQQQAFVNDDAKHKCRTVIYRTDEEGNVEFLNVLDNKKLNIKAVKTVNGYIYIFSSGVTNYNDLGESIGGESGIIVYRYSTYNDVIERFAVPYIGSTIDFSKFYYSGTMFTYDTCTASGFQSIRFDPNASLTEDPWSSITSTAITTSADITYLYSQGGSLFYRVGNTNTMIKYTPATSAVVTKTISGLSSVLRGAASYNKAFVYSDSTLYEVNYDAGTLTSLCTLTSLPAGGLLYPDTKDNLYYLVKENGLYNKVNKITMSSPGAPALYAERLFPTKEVRVVAGMTSLHIGLFYNNNSGVLKSFGGFEKVILTDNTDLVYKKSTEYTYNSYKQQTGKIYKVYKGANVKQLYSESYAYVDKHDAPLYVTDKLGNTTTYEYSSSPYFIPTKVTQYAGTANALVTTNVLSSDKKKMASTSTAYGDRTLDTAYTYDSTYPGNVVGETLTETRNGTSKVLRDYAYEYNTTSSANGRNAYVTKKTTKNITGLNASFVSANLGNAVVTYEYDTSGRLLKTTQDDLKTVNTYQANGWILSEEAPNFMTKEYTYTLGSGVNKTEIKYGFNEHSAYGTYLNSSCTYVEYYDDLGRVIKRAERYKDSASSAEKEQTVSTFVYYGHRLSNICDGKDNKTRIYYDPYDRETVKEVLNGLYTVNGQERSYDDYELTTSITNKSRYYSKKFKDITFDVAGRPVMEKAYTTQDSFRTTQTVYDHMGNISSVTDPKGVTTTYTYDKMGNMTKVTNGLNQSTSYEYDSFGNVTKQTLPGGGVTTYTYDTLGRLNVETDALNKSRYVSYYKFDERPLKSKDKSGNVTQYTYDTVALTYTGGLLRSKTVGSTTISYTYDHWLNIAEINDGGEITSYTYTGNNLLHTKTMPDGKTITYEYDKAKNVDKVTDYSGKVTNYSYDNANRLALVWGDGVDISYQYSNAQGLVSRVTYGSSSNTQDYTYNNAGEITQVTRKIGSSSVPYNYVYDDNGNLLQETEDGVVANAYTYDEVNRLKTSTDKFGTTATYGFNANGNITSKVMTYAPATSYTLTNAGASYEFTNIKSHKVTMMYNAQNQLQTRSESITGTTGGVTKSMSSSELCTAYTNDGSLKSKKETLGTNLLTKSYWYNDRSQMIAYKENNVTKAEYTYDAEGYRASKTVGGVTTRFYWDRGFTANESDGTNFTAKNTIGGGGIVSRKLGTATPMYLMKDVHGDTTAVLQSGSTVGTYDYDAFGKQLTSSGTADNPYRYCGEYIDGETGFIYLRNRYYDPSIGRFISEDPYWNPANMIYGDNGERGLPDFAAIVQSSNLYVYCRNNPINRDDIWGLYDRDKAVRFAKTYFIEKIFSSNHPYYQGHDCANFVSYCLKAGKVQQDDNWYMNFVIGIAGKYIGSWSASWTVASEQYRIFSDPSFGYSTGKFTVWSASGVKIAAKYQNVRPGDLLYFCDENGQPTHATIITDVTETDIYYNAHSNQRNHQSLAEVIENPVVIIRMNDDA
- a CDS encoding nucleotidyltransferase domain-containing protein, producing the protein MGLKNIFGKKLENFLLYGSYAHGGYDSESDIDVFALVNMDKTE